In Deinococcus misasensis DSM 22328, the following proteins share a genomic window:
- a CDS encoding helix-turn-helix domain-containing protein, with translation MAWRPGHLSRMQLEERRLHFAQTYLTGKYNHQQLCDFYGISPSTLFLWKRRLRQYGLSGLKARKPPGRPRILSAQQQAQLQTWVQEVATEHGFADPTWTVPR, from the coding sequence ATGGCATGGCGACCCGGACATCTGAGCCGCATGCAGCTCGAAGAGCGTCGGCTCCACTTCGCTCAGACCTATCTGACAGGAAAATACAACCACCAGCAACTATGTGACTTTTATGGCATCAGCCCTTCCACACTTTTTCTGTGGAAACGTCGCCTCAGACAGTATGGACTGTCAGGTCTGAAAGCGCGCAAACCACCAGGTAGACCTAGAATCCTTTCGGCTCAGCAGCAAGCCCAGTTGCAAACCTGGGTGCAAGAAGTGGCGACCGAACATGGTTTTGCTGATCCCACCTGGACCGTCCCACG
- the pxpB gene encoding 5-oxoprolinase subunit PxpB: MKVVQLAEQVLEIQFATFPSEQLSRQLRQLKQQLEMLQPAGFQECLPAYTTLTVFFQGEVHVMKDALTEIWKQLDQVLLPEPHIHQIPVCYAPEFALDMPEVCFHTGLKASEVIELHSSITYTVQMLGFMPGFPYLSGLDARLIVPRKNVPRLKVQAGSVGLAGQQTGIYPLDLPGGWQIIGRTSVQLFDLLRTPPMLFTAGDGIKFEPVLSL; the protein is encoded by the coding sequence ATGAAAGTGGTGCAATTGGCAGAGCAAGTGCTGGAAATTCAGTTTGCGACTTTCCCTTCAGAGCAGTTGAGCCGTCAGCTCCGGCAATTGAAACAGCAATTGGAAATGCTGCAACCTGCAGGGTTTCAAGAGTGTTTGCCTGCATACACCACACTCACCGTGTTTTTTCAAGGTGAAGTCCATGTCATGAAAGATGCACTCACAGAGATCTGGAAGCAACTCGATCAGGTGCTTTTGCCAGAGCCTCACATTCATCAGATTCCGGTCTGCTATGCACCAGAGTTTGCTCTGGACATGCCAGAGGTGTGTTTTCACACAGGTTTAAAAGCATCTGAGGTGATTGAACTTCACAGTTCAATCACCTATACCGTACAGATGCTGGGCTTCATGCCAGGGTTTCCCTATCTCTCTGGTCTGGATGCCAGATTGATTGTGCCTCGCAAAAACGTTCCCCGACTGAAGGTACAAGCAGGCAGCGTGGGCCTTGCAGGGCAGCAGACCGGGATTTATCCTCTGGACCTGCCGGGTGGATGGCAAATCATTGGTAGAACTTCGGTGCAACTTTTTGACCTGCTCAGAACCCCTCCAATGCTTTTCACTGCAGGAGATGGAATCAAATTTGAGCCTGTCCTGTCATTGTGA